The genome window TCAGCTTTCTGTTCACTGCCATGGTGAAGAAGAGAGCTGGGAAAATTCCTGCAGATTCCACCTATCCTAGCAGTGATCTCATCAATGAAGTACCACCTCAGAGGTGGTACAAGCCCATCACCGATCAGACCACATGCCCTCTCCACAGTTTCTTTCCTGCAGCTATCCAACTCAGTAACAAAACCATCCAGGTTCAACCTCCTCAACCTCCTGGCCATGTATAAAATGTAAGTAATGCACGATTGTATTTTCTTTCAGATGTACgtcaaagcgtctgctaaatgaataaatgtaaatgtaagtaataaaTACAGAGTTAGCCACCAATATTATTCTTCAAGAAATAATAAGTATTGCTCTGTGATGAGTTAAGAAAGGTCGaaactaaatttaaataaaaaaacacctaCCTGAGGGCCCAACTGagcggcattttttttttgcctcagtCTGAAAACCGACACACGACGCCATCTTGTGGCGTTCCCGCCTGTCTCTCGAGTTGCATGCGACTCAGCCTTGCGACTTTCGCACCTGGCCGGCCAGCTGCGCGCATTTCAGCTTGTTTTGTTTATCGTTCTGTGATACACGTGGGTAAAGCAAGTAATAGTTACAATACTGCTctatataaatagaaaaataagttaaagACAAACagacattttcggaaccgctcgtcccatacggggtcgcggggaaccggagcctacctggcaacacagggtgtaaggtcggagagggagggaacacacccaggacgggacgccagtccgtcgcaaggcaccccaagcgggactcaaaccccagacccactggagagcaggacctggtccaacccaccgcaccaccgcgccccccttaaaGACAAACAGAGATGTAAAATCTCATCCTGCAGACACTGATGCTATTGCGGTGAGAATGGAGGTAAATATAGAATATACAGAAGATCTATATCATGAGAAGTATAAGGCAAAATTACAAGATATTCAGCTTTGTAattaagacaaaaatatttcagagccTGCAgatttggatggggcgaagaaagacacagagaaaacGTTATTATAGACGTTTATTTGACCACCAGTACACGCACAAAGATTGCTTTTGGTCTGAAGAGCTGGTCTGTCAAGGACCTGCATTTCAAAACAGCTTTCTCAGCTTCTTTAGTACTCTCAAGACTTTCTGTCCTGCTCATAAACAGGGTCACCCATTTATTTTGCCCATAAGTCCcaccagtggttgcacactttaaTTCCCATTTTCCcaaaatgcaactatttacattaaacggATTTCCCGTTCAAACTCGCAGTAACAGGGGTCGtgataatatataataaatgttagcatttaaaaattacaacaaaagaactgaaacaacaaaaatattgttaatactGTATAGCTGAGACGTTATGCCTTTGACCAATTAAAGGGAGAGTTTTGTACAAGACAAAGGAGTGCTTACCGGTTATAAGGATGTAATCAGCTGACAGTTTAGGGAAGACACAGAGTTTCAAACAGCAGCAATTTAGTCTTGCACAGGAATAACAAATCAGTTAACATTTAAGCACAatcacaataaaataagaaaaaataacagcaaactATGCTGCAAGTTTGCTCTAGCCACTCCCTGTTCCTTCCCAGCCCTGTTCCCACATAACAATGGCTTTCCTGATGGACTTGGTTGCCTCAGCTGGTAACACTGTAATTCTGGTGATCATAGAGCGGCTTTCCAAAGCCTGCTGCCTACTCCTGTTGCCCGACTCCCAACCACACTGGTCACTGCTGAACAATTATTCCAGCACATGTTCCTCATCTCTCGGATACCAGAGGATATCATTTTCGACAGATGGCCGCAGTTTGTGTCCAAGGTCTGGATGGCCTTCTGGCAGAAATTAGATGTGACAGTCTCCCTCACCTCCAGTTGCCACACCCCAGGCCAACGGACAAGTTGAATGGCTAAACCAAGGCCTCGGCTGCTTCCTCCATAGCTACTGCACTAGGAACCAGGATCAATTGGCTGGGTTCAAACATAAAGAGAAAATAGCAATAGGATAAATCCTAAGAGGGTATGAGTAAAGGGAATAGTAAAAAAGGGAGCACACAAATGTGTTAGGTATCCtataagttaccttggacagTTGCAATTGTGTAGCAAAATGtggttttatatattttttctttttttctctggtTTTATAtgacaggggggtgtggtggcgcagtgggttggaccgcagtcctgctctccgatgggtctggggttcaagtcccgcttggggtgtcttgcggcggactggcgtcccgtcctgggtgtgtctcctccccctctggccttacgccctgtgttgccgggtaggctctggttccctgtgaccccgtaagggacgagcggttctgaaagtgtgtgtgtgtgtgtgtgtgtgtgtgtgtgtgtgtgtgtgtgtgttttatatgacATGAAAATTTGTATAactatacatttcaaaatatgttcATTTGGGtcactgttgctgttgttgttaggtGTTGTCGAGTCAGTGTCAACTCATGGCAGCTCTGTGAATAGTTGTCCAGTCTTCTGCCAACCGGCTAACATTGgaaagtggggcatccatggctgtggtgattATGTTGATCCACCTTGTAGCAGGCTTTCCTATACTATGCTGgccttccactttgcccagtATGCAGCCCAGCATGTCCTTTTCTATTAACTGTTGACTGTTCTCGCCCCATGATCTGTCCGAAGTAAGAAAGTCGAAACCATATCATGTGAGCTTCCAGTGATGTAtttggtttgatctgctgcaataTCGATTTATTCCAGCACCCATTATTTCAATACgaatttgttttccttgctgTCCACAGTAAACGCAGGATTCTTCGCCAGCACCATAGTTCAAAGGTATCAATTTTCTTTCTGTCCATTTTCTTCACAGTCCAGCTTTCACATCTGTATGATGTGACTGAGAGGACCACGGCTTGAAATAGTCAAACTTTTGTGTAGTGTCACATCTCTGCACTTGAAAATTTTGTCCAACCTCTTTGAGGCGGTTTTGTCCACAGCGATTCGCCGTCGAATTTCCTGGCTGCTTGTTAttactttattcattattgATTCGGGAAGACTGAAGTTATGTACTATCTCTATTTCTTCTCCATCAAGTCTGAAGTTTTCCAATATTCTAGTTGTGAACAACTTCATCTTCTTCATGTCGAGATACAAGTCCATTTTCAAGCTATGTTCTTTGATCGTGGTGAATAGATGTCTCAAATTGTCCTCTCTTCAGTAATTTGAGTCACTACTTCTTACCAATTATCTTTCcccaaacaataataaaaacttaACTGCGCAAGTGTAACTGTCTGGCAAATGTTGTTGACTTGAtttgagcacaaaaaaaattagtgaaCCTCTGAGAATTGCTGGCACTCAACTATGCACAACTGAATGCTGACATCATTATAAATACCTggataaaattaatttgtttaagaCCCAGGGAGAGACTCAAACATGAGGTTTGACTGCATTGTCTTGTTTGCTCTGTTAACAAGGGCACAGAATCCCTCTTGCAGACTGATGGCAAGCAATGAATGGTCGGATCTATCAAAGGACGGAGACATTGTAATAGGAGGACTTTTCTCATTTGACGTTATCAATACGGAAGATATTTACGCCTTCAAAAGTAGTCCAGTGAAATCAAAATGTACAAGgtaagattatttatttttgtggtggatattttgaaaacaaaatcatgtattgaaatatatatatttaaaaatagatagctgacagtttaaaaaattttacaaaatttcaAGAAATTCTCAGAAAGCTTACAATACTTAAGTTAATGCTCAAGGAACTTGAAAACGTTCGGTGTCCTAAAAAAAGGCTTCATACtgcaatgtaaaataatgtgcaCACTTTGACagcatgtatttttataaactttggtaaacattaaaaatgcataacgAGCCATatttcttctgttctttttgTCTCTGAGAAAACATTTCAGAGAGTTTAAGTCTGCCCGTACAATGATCTTCACTCTTGAGGAGATCAACAGAAACAAGAAGCTTCTCCCAGGTGTCACACTAGGATACAGGATCTTCAATGCCTGTGGAAACCAGAACTTGCTCAGTGCAGCAATGGCTGCTGTGGTTGGGCCAGAAGAGCAGTACAAGTCGGGAGAAGACTGCATCGCGACCAGAGTACAGGCACTCATCGGACACTCAACATCTGGAACCAGCGGCATAGTGAGCAAGACAATCGCTCCATTTCACATTCCACTGGTGAGAGATGCACAACACTACCACTTTAAGCAGTTATATTAAGTAGTTACAACACTCGGAATAACAGCATAGACTTGATACTTATAACGTCACGTTCATCATCAAGaattaaacataatttaaatgtcatgCTTCAATTTTTCCTTCACAGATCAGCCACCTTTCAACCTGTGAATGTCTGAGCAATAGAAATTTATATCCAACATTTTTTAGAACTGTACCCAGTGACCAGTTTCAGGTAAAAGCTCTTGTGGAGCTCCTGAAACACTTTGGCTGGACATGGGTGGGTTACATATATAGTGCAGAGACATATGCTGAGGAAGGAACAGCAGAATTCATCAAAACTGCAAAGGAAGAAGGAATCTGCACTGAATACATGCTACAGTTCTTTGGAACTGCATCAGAAAATGCATTACTTTCAGttgttcagaaaataaaaagctcCACCTCAAAAGTTGTTTTAGCTTTCATGTCTCTCAcctattttaataattttttagaGATGACAAAGGAGATGAATGTTACAGGAATCCAGTGGATTGGAAGTGAGGCCTGGGTTTCAGCAAGACAATTAGCAAACTCAGGAACTGCGAATATTCTGCAAGGTGCAATGGGGTTTGCCATTACCGAGAGTTACATACCAGGTCTGGCAGATTTTTTACTGAGTTTGCAGCCATCAGACGCGCCTGAGAGCATCTTCACTAGGGCCTTCTGGGAGACAGTGTTTGGCTGCAGTCTTTCTTCCTCCAGCAGCTCGGTCAACCTTAAACTGTGCAGTGGATCAGAAGATTTAAGGACTGTCACTAATGACTACACAGACATGTCAGATTCAAGACCTGTTTACAGTATCTATAAAGCAGTGTATGCTGTAGCACATGCTATCCACAGTCTCCTGCAGTGTCACAATGGGAAAAATCCCACCACTGGAGAGCGCTGTTACAATAAGAGTGACATCCAGCCATGGCAGGTGAGACACAGTggtaatatttaacaaaatcaCAGATGCTTAAGTCtgaatattacatattttgctTGAATACTGAATTTAAATAGAAAGAAAAGTTCAGTAAAGTGCAGATTTTAAGAGTTTTAGAATCTGTGAAATAACTGCAGTTAAATTCTCTGTCTGCAGGTTTTGCAACATCTGAAGACAGTAAATTTTACCACGTTTTCTGGGGACAAGGTCTATTTTGATAAGAATGGAAATTCGGTGCCCGAATATGATTTAGTGAACTGGCAAATTGACTCAAAGGGTTCTGTCAAAATTGTGAACATTGGCCGATACGACGGGTCCCTGCCAAGTGGAAAAAGGTTTATAATAAAGCAGAATGTTAGCATTATGTGGTCTGGAAACCAGGAAAAGGTGATTACTACTGTTTACATAAATATTCACTCTCTACACAcgctatactgtatgtgtagaTATATACTGCCACACATAAAAGAGATTAGTAAAtgaatcaatacattttttaatgaaattgcaATTTTAAAGTCTTGTTAATATGTCCCAAAGGAGCCATCATCAGTCCAAAGTCTGCATTCATGCACGTTATGTGTTTGAAAGGTGCCGAAGTCAGTCTGCACAGAAAGCTGTCCTCCCGGAACACGGAAAGCACTAAACAAGAGAAGGCCTGTCTGCTGCTTCGACTGCATTCAGTGTGCTGATGGAGAAATAAGTAACGGGACAGGTACTATATGCAGACATAAAATTATCCTTTCTCCTCCAGTGAAATTAATAtgaagataaaaaatatatttacagattaATAACATAGACAATACAACATCTAGGAATTGTCAAACAAATAACTTAAGGATTTATATATTCTTGtgcactttttattgttttaaacagACTCTGTCAACTGCATGAAGTGCCCTGGGGAGTACTGGTCCAATGACAGAAGAGACCAGTGTATTCTGAAAGCCACTGAGTTTCTGTCTTACGGGGACATTATGGGACTacttctccttgtgtttgcttgTCTTGGTGCACTTTTAGCACTtgccatttttgctgttttctatCTTTCCAAAAACACTCCCATCGTGAGGGCCaacaactcagagctgagcttcctgctgctcttctcgctcaccctctgtttcctttgctctctcactttcatcggccggccctctcagtggtcctgcatgctgcgtCACACAGCGTTCGGGGTcacctttgtcctctgcatctcttgtgTTCTGGGCAAAACGATAGTGGTGTTGATGGCCTTCAGGGCTACACTGCCAGGCAGCAATGTCATGAAATGGTTTGGACCTCCACAGCAGAGACTCAGTGTTCTTGCATTCACTCTCATTCAGgtcctcatttgtgtgctctggttaacattatcccctcctttccccaacaagaacatgaagtactacaaagacaagatcattctcgagtgtgacgtgggctcagccgtgggcttctgggctgtgttgggctacattggtctcctctctctcatgtgctttgtactggctttcctggccaggaagctgcccgacaacttcaacgaagccaaattcatcacattcagcatgctcATATTCTGTGCGGTGTGGATCACCTTTATCCCGGCCTATGTCAGCTCACCGGGCAAGTTCACTGTAGCTGTTGAGATCTTTGCCATTTTAGCTTCAAGTTCTGGTTTGCTCTTTTGCATTTTCCTGCCAAAGTGCTATATCATCATATTCAGGCCCaatttaaattcaaagaaaCATCTAATTGGCAAAACTATctcaaaatgattttaattttaggtaaaatataaacaatatacaTAATCAAtcaattgtttaaaaattccTCAGTTTTCTCATTGAAAATGCTTTTCATGACAAATGACAAATAGTCATGTTGGACAAAGTGTATTCACTATTTTgatattaattctttttttatatagaaTTCACCATCATCCTTCTAACATCCCTGACATCTGAAGGCAGTTTTATAATTTATTCTGGTTCTTTTACTATCTCAGACACATTTACTATGTGATAGAtggtaaatatttcacattcacaaatcactgtgacatttactgacaaataaaacattttataatacaCTGTCCtgttttgtacagtatatatatagtatgtatttattttatgaacaTATATACTATGAACTGATGTACAATACATATCAGGAGGAATAAAttaagaatgtttttttctctttggagtCTCTTTTGTTCCAGATTTTTTcacattgcattttaaaaatgcgtTATGTTCTATTCCTCCGGTAATTTACACTGTTGTCcgcaaatatatataatataactACAGGTTTAGAGAGAAATATTTAGTGGTATTTGATAAATATTCTTATTTACATCAAGCAGTTAATGACAGTGagatttttaattacataaacacacatactgtcCTAAACTGCAtgacccaagcggggtcacggccaaccggagcctaacctgtcaacacagggtgcaaggcttgagggggaggttacacacccaggatgggactcaggtccgtcacaaggcaacccacccagagctcgaaccccagaccacccagagagcaggacctggacaaacccgctgcaacACTTCGCCCCTCCTTACATAAACATAGTTAAGTAAATAACcaaagtttatttacatttaaggggccacggtggcgcagtgagttggactgggtcctcttctctcgtgggtctggggtttgagccccgcttggggtgccttgcagcggactggcgtcctgtcccctccagccttatgccctgtgttgccgggtaggctctggttccctgcgaccctgtatgggacaagtggttcagaaagtgtgtgtgtatttacatttattaattttgcagacccttttctccaaagcaaaacacacacacacacagtttctaaactgcttgtccaatacagggctgcggggagccagagcctaacctggcaacacagagcataaggctgaagggggaggagacacactcaggacaggacgccagtctgccgcaaggcaccccaagcaggactcaaaacccagacccaccagagagcaggacccagttcaacacactgcaccaccacaccccccccaaaactccacccacacactttctgaaccacttgtcccagatggggtcgcaaggagccagagcctaactcagcaactcagggcgtaaggggaagggatacacccaggacaggatgccagtccaccgcaaggcaccccaagcaggacttgaaccctagacccaccggagagtaggacccagttcaacccactgcgccaccgcacccctcccaaAACaccatctcatagaaaatacaaagtctgcaggcagaggtggaggaaacTAGCAGCCTGGTTTGGGTGTAGAAGATAATCAGGACTTTTAGATATCTTGGAGCAgatccatttatgcttttgtaggctgtaaccagagtcttgaatttgatccgggcggctataggaagccaatgcagcgAGACCAGGAGGGGAAATACATGGGAACAGTTTggtaagtcaaacacaacttgtgcaacaatgttctgtatcagctgtggAGTTTTGAAAGCAGTAGCTagaaggccagacagaagagagttgcagtagtccaggcaggatatcaccatggcctggacaagtaattgCACAGAGTCTGTTTTTGAATGGaacagatcctgcggatgttgtGCAGAATGCAtttgcaggtccgggttgtggcttcaatatgctgagagaacaatagacttgagtcaatcgtcattCCCaaactcttagccaaggaggtaggcaaaatgaatgagttgtccagctTGATAGAGAGCTCGCAACAGGAAAACAAGCCAGCTGGGAAATGaacaatctctgttttggagaggttgagttgtaggtggtaatcagacatccatgcagagatgtctgacagacaggcagcgatgcatgcagaaatgtctgatgttccaggtggaaaggagaggaagagctggatatcatcagtgtagcagtggtatttgaatccatggcgtgtgatgacagggccgagggaggaggtgtagatccaTAAGGgcagagggcccagtaccaagccctgtgggacaccaacTGAGAgaggcaggaaaaaaacaagagctctgccagaccacttcataggatctgtcagataggtaggactcaaaccatcttagtgccattcCTTTCATCCCAAGCTGACTACAGAAAACTACAGGACAGTCTTCCTCTGGTCTAAAACTATAGaacgggcagcctgtgatcaactatctgcattcctcacccggaaccatctccttgatggatatcagtctagATTCAAAATTGGTCACTCCACAAAGACAGTACTCTGATGCTCTCCAGAGTCTGAGCAGCCTCCCTtgcctcagtcctcatcctcctcgatctgtctgcagcatttgacaccgtcaaccaccggattctactctcgtctcttagtcagcttgggatcaaaggagcagcactaagatggtttgagtcctacctatctgacagaacccatcaagtggtctggcggggatctcgttcttctcctctgcttctctcaaccggtgtcccacagggctcggtactgggttctcttcttttctcaatctaaacctcctccctcagcctggtCATAGCTTCaaatggattcaaataccactgctatgctgatgatacccagctcttcctttcctttccacctggtgcgttaGACATCTCCACACACATTGCTGCTTGTCTGTtgaacatctctgcatggatgtctgatcaccacctccaactcaacctctccgaAACAGAAATTtgtctcccagctggtctgtcctcctgtcatgatatATCGAACagactggacaactcactcatttttgcctacctcctcagctaagagtctgggagtgacgattgactcaagtctgtctttctctcagcacatcgaagctgcaacccagtcctgcaattacatcctgcataatattcgtaggatccgtccctacctcacaactgactctgcccaactacttgtccaggccatggtgatatcccggtctggactactgcaactctctcctgtgtggcctccctgctactgccatcggagctctgcagctgatacagaacgctgctgcacgagttgtgatggactggccaaACTCTGGTAATTGTCTACAAATATATtaatagagggggtgcggtggtgcagtgggttggaccacagtcctgctgtccggtgggcctggggttcgagtcctgcttggggtaccttgcgacggactggcgtcctgtcctgggtgtgtcccctctccctccggccttgttccctgtgttgctgggtaggctccggttccctgtgaccccgtatgggacaagcggttctgaaaatgtgtgtgtgtgtgtatatgtatattaatagaattgctcccagctatttacaagacttgatgaacAGCTACagcccagccagacccctttgctcgtctacttctacTCACTTGGTGGTCACGtacacgaaaagtaaagcacagaggttcttggttctggtgccgttgtggtggaatgaccttcctctctcactcagaattgcagaaactctgtctatattcaaaagggtctgaaaactcaccttttctggattCACTTCAcccaggatctctccagctcttGTATGCACCGTAAcatcatgatcatccccagataagcctttacacagtcgctactccggcattgtatgtgaatgtttgtgtaccttattattaaaaaaataaagaaatttgtaggaaggttttCAGGATTCAAGTatcctgtgttttgtgcacctacttgagcaatgaacatcggtgcatcaagtggaaagtaacaaactaggtagTTATCTagacaatgcgcatcatgagagatcatagtcataccgcacgggcacttttctcttccctgccatctgcaaaacggcctaggtctatttgaacccgcacagctaggtacaggaacagcttttaccccactgctgtaagactatacaactctaaccaatgtgctacctttagtaactagagttggactgctccacccaagcacattggtaaattacactgtcactttaagtattctcattctctcgttctgagttctctgactgctaccattattgttacgactgtaaccattatttattattattgctgtcattgctgctattgttatttactgtcattgacacttttttgtttgtcattgttttgtctgtgcagtatttcgattgtccttgcccatagtctgtggagaaccATTCAgaaagattttcatgatacatgtacatggtacttgtatctatgacaataaacttgaaactgaaactgatacttaagaatcacatgcctgcagccatgtctctttctgttaatgtaatgcacaaattgtttgttcgctgagatgtacatcgctttggagaaaagcgtctgctaaatgaataaatgtaaaggaagatggaaagcagccagaggagagcaaggagttgatgatcttagagatgaaagTGGAAAGTTGCAgggtctgtaggagtgatgatgggatcagaTCAGGGAAGAAGGTGGTGCTTCTGTGttatatcaggaggtcagagatttcagattgtGAGAGTGGCTTTAATAAAGTAACATTAATAATGCAATAAAGGGTCTGAAcagtaatctcacacacacacacacacattttcagaaccgcttgtcccttacggggtcacggggaaccggagcctaaccgggcaacacagggcgtaaggccggagagggaaggggacacacccaggacgggacaccagtccgccacaaggcaccccaagcgggacttgaacctcagacccaccggagagcaggactgcggtccaacccactgcgccactgcgccaccgcaccccccaacagTAATCTCTTCTGAACCCAATCACATCCTTACCTGCCACTACCTGCCTGGGTCTCCAAAGGGGCTCCAGTGCCAAAGCACCATGTGTCACACCTCTTCTAGATTTACAATCAGTCCCTGCTGTAAAGGTGAAGAACTTAAGACCTGTGCTTTCTGAGCTGACATTCATTTCTGGTATTCAATTAGTACTTTGCCAGACTTCGAGTTTAGGTTATACCATTTATCTGTACTTGCTTCACTCAAAATAAACCCTTAATCATCAGTGTCATTACAGCAGACTCAGCCATAACACATGGATACAGCAGATGTGCATTCTCTCTGGACAGCAATTACAGCTCAGGGAGTCCTTCTGCAGAGCTCTTCCAAAAGCCAGCAGCAGAGATTCACAGGTAGTGTGGATGGGTTTCTGCAGCAGCTTTGAAATCAAGGCATCACAGAACCAGCTTTGTCAAACTAAAGAGCTTCATGTTCTAGGCAGTCTAGGCTCATAGATCAACAAGTCCATCTTGCCATTCCAGATAAATATAATGGCTCACCTCATGGTTGCAAAGTacactcctcaaaaaaattaaaggaacactttttaatcagagtatagcatcaagtcaattaaactcctgggCTATTGATCTGGTCggttaagtagcagagggggttgttaatcagtttcagctgctttggtgttaatgaaattaacaacaggtgcactagaggggcaacgagacgacccccaaaacaggaatggttttacaggtggaggccactgacattttttccctcctcatcttttctgactgtttttcactagttttgcatttggctagggtcagtgtcactactggtagcatgaagcgatacctggaccctacagaggttgcacaggcagtccaactcctccaggatggcacatcaatacatgccattgccagaaggtttgctgtgtctcccagcacagtctcaagagcatggaggagattccagaagacaggcagttactctaggagagctggatagggccgtagaaggtccttaacccatcagcaggactggtatctgctcctttgtgcaaggaggaacaggatgagcactgccagagccctacaaaatgacctccagcaggccactggtatgaatgtctctgaccaaacaatcagaaacagacttcatgagggtggcctgagggcccgacgtcctctagtgggccctgtgcttaCTGCCCAGCACCATGGAGCTCGATTGGCATctgccatagaacaccagaattggcaggtccgccactggcgccctgtgcttttcatagatgagagcaggttcaccctgagcacatgtgacagacgtg of Scleropages formosus chromosome 10, fSclFor1.1, whole genome shotgun sequence contains these proteins:
- the LOC108932256 gene encoding extracellular calcium-sensing receptor-like produces the protein MASNEWSDLSKDGDIVIGGLFSFDVINTEDIYAFKSSPVKSKCTRKHFREFKSARTMIFTLEEINRNKKLLPGVTLGYRIFNACGNQNLLSAAMAAVVGPEEQYKSGEDCIATRVQALIGHSTSGTSGIVSKTIAPFHIPLISHLSTCECLSNRNLYPTFFRTVPSDQFQVKALVELLKHFGWTWVGYIYSAETYAEEGTAEFIKTAKEEGICTEYMLQFFGTASENALLSVVQKIKSSTSKVVLAFMSLTYFNNFLEMTKEMNVTGIQWIGSEAWVSARQLANSGTANILQGAMGFAITESYIPGLADFLLSLQPSDAPESIFTRAFWETVFGCSLSSSSSSVNLKLCSGSEDLRTVTNDYTDMSDSRPVYSIYKAVYAVAHAIHSLLQCHNGKNPTTGERCYNKSDIQPWQVLQHLKTVNFTTFSGDKVYFDKNGNSVPEYDLVNWQIDSKGSVKIVNIGRYDGSLPSGKRFIIKQNVSIMWSGNQEKVPKSVCTESCPPGTRKALNKRRPVCCFDCIQCADGEISNGTDSVNCMKCPGEYWSNDRRDQCILKATEFLSYGDIMGLLLLVFACLGALLALAIFAVFYLSKNTPIVRANNSELSFLLLFSLTLCFLCSLTFIGRPSQWSCMLRHTAFGVTFVLCISCVLGKTIVVLMAFRATLPGSNVMKWFGPPQQRLSVLAFTLIQVLICVLWLTLSPPFPNKNMKYYKDKIILECDVGSAVGFWAVLGYIGLLSLMCFVLAFLARKLPDNFNEAKFITFSMLIFCAVWITFIPAYVSSPGKFTVAVEIFAILASSSGLLFCIFLPKCYIIIFRPNLNSKKHLIGKTISK